The DNA window acttTACAAAGTTCAGTATTACATTTCAAACAAGATTTTAATGTGTCTTCCAATGAGAATAGCACAAGCTATTTGTACATTGCTTACAAAGGACAACTACACTATTTAAACCATCCTATTCATTGTACTGAAAAGCCATGAATTTGCATGtgatattttgtcaaaataacaTGTCACATTTTGCCAAAATTTAAACCACATTAAAATGGCCACCACACAGAGCCCTGATGCAGTATTGGATATAAATAAACTTGGGTGACATATATGacataaaaacagtaatgctCATTCACATTACATGGGTTTGGACAATGACGACATCAGAAACACATTCTGTTTGTATAGGGTTGTTAAAAGGTAACAGTTACAGGTGTCTGGGCACTTTGAAATATATGGTGGGCAGCATAGGTTCAGTTATATAAAGTCATAACATGACAGCAAACTGAAACAACATTCAATGAAGGGGgaaaatgtagggtgggacttgatttttATTCAGTCAACTGACTGCATGGTGAAAAGTGGGAGTTTCATACCTGAATGGAGCCAGCTATTACATTGTGATCAAAATTACAAACTAAAAACCTTTTCTCTTTTAGAATAATGTGCATTGTTGAATTGTGCACATCaataccaaaaatataaaataaatggggTAAACACTGATTTCTTGTAATGTTTAGGTTTCACGATGTTCATGCCAAGCTTTTTAAGGCTTATTGATTTAATAGCTTCTATACAGTGTTTGGATCTTTTCTTTTCACAATGTTGTGAAATCTTTTCTATAATATCTCTTCATAGACAACTATTGTCTTATTTCGGCAGGTGCATGAAATTTGTTCCTATTCACCTGTCACTGCCGTTGTCTCCCATGATTGTTCCAATTCTAAGGGTTTAAAAAGCTCGTCTGAAATGGCCTTCCCTGAAAAGACACccaaatattgtaattatatacattatgctaaaacatttgttgttagacatgttttatacatttgttgttccacatttacaaaatatagtaataataaaatattttttataagagCAGTAAGATCTCATCAAGCCCTGTATAAGAACAGTTACCTCCGAGTCTTCTATCTGTTCCTGTgacagtaatatttaaattttaacccTTCATGTAGGCTAAAACCTAACCTACACAGatacattcattatatttatttttttaacagacttCCATTTGCACATTGTCtgacctatctatctatctatctatctatctatctgtactgtatatacacacactccagGTTGTCTTACCTGCAGGTCCAGCACATGCTTTCTGAAAAAGCTTGTGGTATAATCtgtagtgaaatattattaaaaatatgatttaatattcaATAGTAACAAATTGCAAAAGATAGAcagatttttgtttgtctttttggaTAACTGGTataaatctcagacaggtttggccaatagtttgccaggtcttcttaggtaaatggaaaccctacttaaagagttTGTTCCACATTAtcaagcaagtcacagttctcatgaaatatggtgaggaagaaagatctttctgaagatgaaaagtattaaacaatgcaatgtcttgcaaaaggcattaaaacaatattttgcgaaaagcaaatagaaattattgaactgtcaaaagacttgtgagtgacttagagcacagaagatcttggtcagataaagatgaactgtattttaatggcagctgtaaaaaagccactgctgagcagcagacaggtgtgagtctcaagatcctctccatgcagactgacagttgtgtgtaaagctgcgtttctgtcactgctaaccaaacttcacaaagagaaacctgctcAGTGGCtttagaaacacatttttaaactgtttcGCATCACGGTATTTATGCAGCATGGGATAGTGTGTTATCCtgcatgaaaattattttatttccaagagcactattcttcattttataccacaTCAGAAAATGGTCAGTTATGAACTCCACATATCTTGCAGAAGTAATTTTGACACCCTAAAATGACCTTAcatctcacttcccaatattccaacccaaatcatcacccacCACCTCCTCGCTGATGTTGCAGTCTCATTGGAATAGGATGGCCATTCATCAACTATCAGAAATGCATTTATCTTGACCATCCATTGTACTACAGCATTCGtaagtgaataaaactattaaaaaacaagttttgatgtgtttctacagccactgagcaggtttctctttgtgacatctgtctgctgctcagcagtggcttttttttacagctggcattacaatacagtacattttttgacagaaactttccttaataaatctttatctgaccaagatcttatGTGCTccaagtcactcacaaatcttttgacagttcaataatttctattagcttttcgcaaaatattgtttgttttactgccttttgcaagacattgcattgtttcatacttttcatcttcagaaagatctttcttcctcaccatatttcatgagaactgcgACTTCCTTAATattgtggaacaacctctttaagtagggtaggaaacatcacaacatttaggattaaatatataaaattattttttatacgtTAGTTCAActcttgacatttttaaaatcattaaacaaaattatgtgtaaaactttttccaataatgtgtgaaataaacatgaatgcaaTTATTACAAAGAGTTTTATAAATTCGAAACACGTGTTTTGAGCTATAGTTTGACTGACCTGTAGCAGAACTGAAGGTCTGGGCAGATGGATCGATCCGCATAAATATAGTTATCGCCTTCCTCTTCATGCAGGTTGTATTTAATAGTCTTTAGTGCAGATGAAGGAGAGTGACCGCTTTTGTAGAGCTGTTGTAGCTTTTCAATGGTGTCATTTGACACATCTCTCCACCTCATGACCTCAGTAGTGTTCAGTCTATGATTATGTTCATTCCTCAAGTTCACATGAAGGAAATAGCCCTCTTCAATATGTGGGTCTCCTGATCTGTGGAAGGATATATTAAGTATTATGTTTTAATGCATAGATTGCATTACCTTCTATGAATTCAATTTACTGTGACCAAACATTTGGGTGTTCAAGATGAACTGAATTGTATTGTGTTTGTAGTACATTACCTTGGTCTCGTTTTTGTCTCACCTGGACTTTCTTTCATACATAAATCTCTTGAGAATCAGAAACATGGTGGCAGGGCAGTTGGTATTTTTGGTCGTCTTGGATGATGAAGTGTATGTTTTGTGCTGGCATCTCAGATCCACCTGCGGAATATGCACAAACTCTCAAAATGTCAATACTCAACAtgaattt is part of the Cyprinus carpio isolate SPL01 chromosome A8, ASM1834038v1, whole genome shotgun sequence genome and encodes:
- the LOC109095454 gene encoding uncharacterized protein LOC109095454, which gives rise to MTLLKCQRCVREDKTAEDTDHVEKILPSSYSHLLCHHELLEMSGDIENFRAAIKLQMTSEEEVQKWLEDFQKSSALTWRKSRTYPDSGRYNKYRVDLRCQHKTYTSSSKTTKNTNCPATMFLILKRFMYERKSRSGDPHIEEGYFLHVNLRNEHNHRLNTTEVMRWRDVSNDTIEKLQQLYKSGHSPSSALKTIKYNLHEEEGDNYIYADRSICPDLQFCYRLYHKLFQKACAGPAGKAISDELFKPLELEQSWETTAVTGE